The Halobacterium litoreum genome includes a region encoding these proteins:
- a CDS encoding COG1361 S-layer family protein encodes MSRDRRVLAVAVACMFVVGAFGVVAGDAPTLAGGGDCDDDHDDTTTTTTTTTEDCDDDPTTTTRKTTKRTTTKRPPKTTEEPEDVTVEGEPDLSAFLPENTVSPGEETRLVVQLSNGGTVDDGGLDTPPEGEDAVTTARNVEVELEDGDAPVTIQTGTTPLGDLPAGAIGEAGFDVVVDEDADPGVYELDVTVDYDYTEEISNDDRDEESETETFELDLVVTEDARFEVVDVDEDLQVGETGTVEVTLENVGEEDLRDATVTIRSRNRDLTVDSGFNATRYIGDWDDGDEETVEIEATALNTSAPQRYALSAVVEYTDEDGDPQRAVPRPFGVRIDDEQAFDVDDVEGDLRVGEDGAVVGTVTNDGPQPVADAVVRLVDGDGDVVARRAAVVGDLDDGESEDFRIPVRVPADAEPGERRLSFVVDYVNRDGDARRSDPLFDTATVLDERDDFAVSDVEESLQVGETGTVELTLANLLDEDVTDATVTVRSPNADLRLGGDGEATRYVGDWDEADLETVAVEATVADGAGTQRYPLEVTVSYTDEDGDDQTSDVLVVSVTPDGEQGFAVEDVTSTLRVGEEGRVNGTVRNLGPSHVETAVLRVTGTDDNLRPRERTVVLGDLLVGDEADFSVPASVLDTAQPGQRRLTVVVEYVTPAGDRRESDPISVVAAASSETARFELATVDADLQAADDGTLALEVVNRGNETLTDATVSLTSRSTSLLVGDGVNDTRFVGRWPTGERRIVRYRVRAGNETGNQTYAFEASVAFEDEEGQPQRSDALAFGATPADEQAFAAETVESTLRVGEEGRVRVALTNTGPANVTAAGVTLVTDAPNVAPVETEAAVGDLAAGDVVAFELPVEITENAGPGVRQFAYRVQYTDDDGDRRTSDRLTTDVRVAPEREAFVVERETVSATAGQSTVVELTVTNNRGVTVTEIQAKAFADDPLSVSDDQAFVAALEPNESATIRFTVSPAGSAGEKAYPLSVDFLYTTPDGDTELSEPVNVGVDVDRPPPSALPAWVLPAVALLVVLVAVALVIRHRRSQRAGEDDAASDGENDETDGGADDGETDGGTDDGSSWFGDDENG; translated from the coding sequence ATGAGCCGCGACCGCCGCGTCCTCGCCGTCGCCGTCGCGTGCATGTTCGTCGTCGGCGCGTTCGGCGTCGTCGCCGGAGACGCGCCGACGCTGGCGGGCGGCGGCGACTGCGACGACGACCACGACGACACGACCACGACCACGACGACCACGACCGAGGACTGCGACGACGACCCGACCACGACCACGAGGAAGACGACCAAACGCACCACGACGAAGCGACCGCCGAAGACGACCGAGGAGCCCGAGGACGTGACCGTCGAGGGGGAACCCGACCTGTCGGCGTTCCTCCCGGAGAACACGGTGTCGCCGGGCGAGGAGACGCGCCTCGTCGTCCAGTTGTCGAACGGCGGCACCGTCGACGACGGCGGCCTCGACACGCCGCCCGAGGGTGAGGACGCCGTGACGACGGCGCGGAACGTCGAGGTGGAACTGGAGGACGGCGACGCGCCGGTGACGATCCAGACCGGGACGACGCCGCTGGGCGACCTGCCGGCGGGCGCCATCGGCGAGGCGGGCTTCGACGTGGTGGTCGACGAGGACGCCGACCCCGGCGTCTACGAACTGGACGTGACCGTCGACTACGACTACACCGAGGAGATTTCGAACGACGACCGGGACGAGGAGTCCGAGACGGAGACGTTCGAACTCGACCTCGTGGTGACCGAGGACGCGCGCTTCGAGGTGGTGGACGTGGACGAGGACCTGCAGGTCGGCGAGACCGGAACCGTCGAGGTGACCCTGGAGAACGTCGGCGAGGAGGACCTGCGGGACGCGACGGTGACGATTCGCTCCCGGAACCGCGACCTCACGGTCGACTCGGGGTTCAACGCGACGCGGTACATCGGGGACTGGGACGACGGCGACGAGGAGACGGTGGAGATCGAGGCGACGGCGCTGAACACCTCGGCGCCCCAGCGGTACGCGCTGTCCGCGGTCGTCGAGTACACCGACGAGGACGGCGACCCACAGCGGGCCGTGCCGCGCCCCTTCGGCGTGCGCATCGACGACGAGCAGGCCTTCGACGTGGACGACGTGGAGGGCGACCTGCGGGTCGGCGAGGACGGGGCCGTCGTGGGGACCGTGACCAACGACGGGCCACAGCCGGTCGCCGACGCGGTGGTGCGACTCGTGGACGGCGACGGGGACGTGGTGGCGCGGCGTGCCGCCGTCGTGGGCGACCTGGACGACGGCGAGAGCGAGGACTTCCGGATTCCCGTTCGCGTGCCGGCCGACGCGGAACCCGGGGAGCGCAGGCTGTCGTTCGTCGTGGACTACGTGAACCGGGACGGGGACGCGCGCCGGAGCGACCCGCTGTTCGACACCGCCACGGTGCTCGACGAGCGCGACGACTTCGCCGTCTCGGACGTCGAGGAGTCCCTGCAGGTCGGGGAGACGGGTACCGTCGAACTGACGCTCGCGAACCTCCTCGACGAGGACGTCACGGACGCGACGGTGACGGTGCGGTCGCCGAACGCCGACCTGCGACTCGGCGGCGACGGCGAGGCGACGCGGTACGTCGGCGACTGGGACGAGGCCGACCTCGAGACCGTCGCGGTGGAGGCGACCGTCGCCGACGGCGCGGGCACGCAGCGCTATCCGCTGGAGGTAACCGTCTCCTACACCGACGAGGACGGCGACGACCAGACCTCGGACGTGCTGGTCGTGTCGGTGACGCCAGACGGCGAGCAGGGCTTCGCCGTGGAGGACGTGACGAGCACCCTCCGGGTCGGCGAGGAGGGCCGCGTGAACGGCACCGTCCGGAACCTCGGGCCGAGCCACGTCGAGACGGCCGTCCTCCGCGTCACCGGCACCGACGACAACCTCCGGCCCCGCGAGCGAACCGTCGTGCTCGGCGACCTGCTCGTCGGCGACGAGGCCGACTTCTCCGTTCCGGCGTCGGTCCTCGACACCGCACAGCCCGGCCAGCGACGCCTCACGGTCGTCGTGGAGTACGTCACGCCCGCGGGCGACCGCCGGGAGAGCGACCCCATCTCGGTCGTCGCCGCGGCGTCCAGCGAGACGGCGCGCTTCGAACTCGCGACCGTCGACGCCGACCTGCAGGCCGCCGACGACGGCACGCTCGCCCTCGAGGTGGTGAACCGCGGGAACGAGACGCTGACCGACGCCACCGTCTCGCTGACCTCCCGCAGCACGAGTCTGCTCGTCGGCGACGGCGTCAACGACACGCGGTTCGTCGGGCGGTGGCCGACGGGCGAGCGCCGAATCGTCCGGTACCGAGTGCGCGCCGGCAACGAGACCGGGAACCAGACGTACGCCTTCGAGGCGTCGGTGGCCTTCGAGGACGAGGAGGGACAGCCCCAGCGCTCGGACGCGCTCGCGTTCGGCGCGACGCCCGCCGACGAGCAGGCGTTCGCCGCCGAGACCGTCGAGAGCACGCTGCGCGTCGGCGAGGAGGGTCGCGTTCGCGTCGCGCTCACGAACACCGGGCCGGCGAACGTCACTGCCGCGGGCGTCACGCTCGTCACCGACGCGCCGAACGTCGCGCCCGTCGAGACGGAGGCCGCGGTCGGCGACCTCGCGGCGGGCGACGTGGTGGCGTTCGAACTCCCCGTCGAAATCACCGAGAACGCCGGGCCGGGCGTCCGTCAGTTCGCGTACCGCGTCCAGTACACCGACGACGACGGCGACCGGCGGACGAGCGACCGCCTCACCACGGACGTGCGGGTCGCGCCCGAGCGCGAGGCGTTCGTCGTCGAGCGCGAGACGGTCAGCGCGACGGCCGGACAGAGCACCGTGGTCGAACTCACGGTGACGAACAACCGCGGCGTCACCGTCACCGAGATTCAGGCGAAGGCGTTCGCCGACGACCCGCTCTCGGTGAGCGACGACCAGGCGTTCGTCGCCGCCCTCGAACCGAACGAGTCGGCGACGATTCGGTTCACCGTCTCGCCCGCCGGGAGCGCCGGCGAGAAGGCCTACCCGCTGTCCGTCGACTTCCTCTACACGACGCCGGACGGCGACACCGAACTCTCCGAACCCGTGAACGTCGGCGTGGACGTCGACCGACCGCCGCCGAGCGCGCTGCCGGCGTGGGTGCTCCCCGCCGTCGCGCTGCTCGTCGTCCTCGTCGCCGTCGCGCTCGTGATTCGACACCGGCGCAGCCAGCGCGCCGGCGAGGACGACGCGGCGAGTGACGGCGAGAACGACGAGACGGACGGCGGTGCGGACGACGGCGAGACGGACGGCGGCACCGACGACGGGTCGTCGTGGTTCGGCGACGACGAGAACGGATGA
- a CDS encoding efflux RND transporter permease subunit, with the protein MRADRRLVRAVARATVDRPGAVVVGFLLLTGVFAVGLGNVSTEAGTSQFTEDLPAQRAFEAVNEKFTPTFAPDTGSTQLVQSSRNVLSKPSLLRLLEAQKRLAERPSLRVVSTTSAASVVATTLDPTAEDLDAQIRAVERATPGEIDAAVRDAAASEGFANQLSDDFNRPGARASATVAVVEHELPAGLSATAGAGTDSPLTSIQVRAQRVVASAGGDITVFGAGLVAAEFANVVFDSLILVLPASITLIFAFLLVAYRDPVDLVLGLVALAVALVWTFGFLGLVGIPFSQLLIAVPPLLLAVGIDFGIHSVNRYREERVEGNAIEPSMAVASRQLLVAFFIVTATTALGFAANLTSGLAPIREFGLVAAVGITFTFLIFGVFLPASKVLADRFRERRNLPTFGERPLGAEGSLLGSVSAGGLVAARKAPRLFVAFAVLLAALSGFYGLGVDTEFSQNDFLPPEETPDYLDDLPEPFRPSEYTVTGTLNFLEANFERSQGDSVTVYVEGILRRDYALESFERAASDPPAVVVSANRTATTQSILDVIRDRAAQSASFRRLVERNDANDDGVPDDNLDTIYSALLDSPARDRALRFVTDDRRAARVVYTLEADATQAEVSRAGRELADRHRFEATATGETVVFQAVSDVILASAVTSLAVALAATAVFLVAVYAALEGRPSLGVVNLVPIVLTIAYLAGSMRAFGLPFNALTATILSITIGLGTDYSAHVVHRFADEYGPDETVYDALDDAVRGTGSALAGSMLTTTSGIGVLVFAITPVLGQFGVLTALSIFYSYLTAVFLTPSVLVLWGRVA; encoded by the coding sequence ATGAGGGCGGACCGTCGTCTCGTCCGGGCGGTCGCGCGAGCCACGGTCGACCGACCCGGCGCGGTGGTCGTCGGCTTCCTCCTCCTGACGGGCGTGTTCGCGGTCGGGCTCGGGAACGTCTCGACCGAGGCCGGCACCAGCCAGTTCACCGAAGACCTCCCCGCACAGCGCGCCTTCGAGGCGGTCAACGAGAAGTTCACGCCGACGTTCGCGCCCGACACCGGGAGCACCCAACTGGTGCAGTCCAGCCGGAACGTCCTCTCGAAACCGTCGCTGTTGCGGCTGCTGGAGGCCCAAAAGCGCCTCGCAGAGCGCCCGAGTCTGCGTGTCGTCTCCACGACGAGCGCGGCCTCTGTCGTCGCGACCACGCTCGACCCGACCGCCGAGGACCTCGACGCCCAGATTCGCGCCGTCGAGCGCGCGACGCCCGGCGAAATCGACGCTGCGGTCCGCGACGCCGCCGCGAGCGAGGGGTTCGCGAACCAACTCAGCGACGACTTCAACCGCCCCGGCGCGCGCGCCAGCGCCACTGTCGCCGTCGTCGAACACGAACTCCCCGCCGGCCTCTCGGCGACGGCGGGCGCCGGCACCGACAGCCCGCTCACGTCGATTCAGGTGCGCGCCCAGCGCGTCGTCGCTTCGGCCGGCGGCGACATCACCGTCTTCGGCGCCGGCCTCGTCGCCGCGGAGTTCGCGAACGTCGTCTTCGACTCCCTGATTCTCGTGTTGCCAGCCTCTATCACGCTCATCTTCGCGTTCCTGCTGGTGGCGTACCGCGACCCCGTCGATTTGGTGTTGGGGCTCGTCGCGCTCGCCGTCGCGCTCGTCTGGACGTTCGGCTTCCTGGGGCTCGTGGGCATCCCGTTCTCCCAACTGCTCATCGCCGTCCCGCCGCTGTTGCTCGCCGTCGGCATCGACTTCGGCATCCACAGCGTCAACCGCTACCGCGAGGAGCGCGTCGAGGGCAACGCAATCGAACCGTCGATGGCGGTCGCCAGCCGGCAACTGCTCGTCGCCTTTTTCATCGTCACGGCCACCACCGCGCTCGGGTTCGCCGCGAACCTCACCAGCGGCCTCGCCCCGATTCGGGAGTTCGGCCTCGTCGCCGCCGTCGGCATCACGTTCACGTTCCTCATCTTCGGCGTCTTCCTGCCCGCGTCGAAGGTGCTCGCCGACCGCTTCCGCGAGCGCCGGAACCTCCCGACGTTCGGCGAGCGACCGCTCGGCGCGGAGGGGTCGCTTCTGGGGTCCGTTTCGGCGGGCGGTCTCGTCGCCGCGCGGAAGGCGCCGCGTCTCTTCGTCGCGTTCGCCGTCCTGCTCGCCGCGCTCTCCGGGTTCTACGGGCTCGGCGTCGACACGGAGTTCTCCCAGAACGACTTCCTCCCGCCCGAGGAGACGCCCGATTACCTCGACGACCTGCCGGAGCCGTTCCGCCCGAGCGAGTACACCGTCACGGGCACCCTGAACTTCTTAGAGGCGAACTTCGAGCGCTCGCAGGGCGACTCCGTCACCGTCTACGTCGAGGGGATACTGCGCCGGGACTACGCCCTCGAATCCTTCGAGCGCGCCGCCAGCGACCCGCCAGCCGTCGTCGTGTCCGCGAACCGCACGGCGACCACGCAGAGCATCCTCGACGTGATTCGGGACCGGGCCGCCCAATCGGCGTCGTTTCGCCGCCTCGTCGAGCGCAACGACGCGAACGACGACGGTGTTCCCGACGACAACCTCGACACCATCTATTCGGCGTTGCTGGACTCGCCCGCCCGCGACCGCGCGCTCCGCTTCGTCACCGACGACCGCCGGGCCGCCCGCGTCGTCTACACGCTGGAAGCCGACGCCACGCAGGCCGAGGTGTCGCGGGCGGGCCGCGAACTCGCCGACCGTCACCGGTTCGAGGCGACCGCCACCGGCGAGACGGTCGTGTTTCAGGCCGTCTCGGACGTGATTCTCGCGTCGGCCGTCACCAGCCTCGCCGTCGCGCTCGCCGCCACCGCCGTCTTCCTCGTCGCCGTCTACGCCGCCTTGGAGGGCCGGCCGTCACTCGGCGTCGTCAACCTCGTCCCCATCGTCCTCACCATCGCCTACCTCGCCGGGTCGATGCGCGCGTTCGGCCTGCCGTTTAACGCGCTCACCGCCACCATCCTCTCTATCACCATCGGCCTCGGCACCGACTACTCCGCGCACGTCGTCCACCGGTTCGCCGACGAGTACGGCCCCGACGAGACGGTGTACGACGCGCTCGACGACGCCGTTCGCGGAACCGGGAGCGCGCTCGCCGGGAGCATGCTCACCACTACCTCCGGCATCGGCGTGCTCGTATTCGCCATCACGCCCGTCCTCGGGCAGTTCGGCGTGCTCACCGCGCTCTCAATCTTCTACTCCTACCTGACCGCAGTGTTCCTCACGCCGTCGGTGCTCGTGCTCTGGGGGCGCGTCGCCTAG
- the nucS gene encoding endonuclease NucS, with protein sequence MAAQRVEAPDPEAFVEAAKAAFRDGAVLSVQARCEVEYEGRTNGYLDEGDRLLVAKPDGTFLVHQPTGHKPVNWMPGGGTVEARESEGDAVLLARRTNPSERVETRLHEVYGVTRFDAEDGATYEESGTEAEMHEYIEANPEELEAGLRIVEHERETKYGFVDFYAVDDDGTPVVVEVKRIQATLNHFDQLKRYVELYAESNDEVRGMLVAPSASERVKRALRDNDLDFVELAEFGLDAKGATEAKLTDF encoded by the coding sequence ATGGCCGCACAGCGAGTGGAGGCGCCGGACCCCGAGGCGTTCGTCGAGGCGGCGAAGGCAGCGTTCCGGGACGGCGCGGTGTTGAGCGTGCAGGCGCGCTGCGAGGTGGAGTACGAGGGCCGGACGAACGGCTACCTCGACGAGGGCGACCGACTGCTGGTGGCGAAACCCGACGGGACGTTCCTCGTCCACCAGCCGACGGGCCACAAGCCCGTGAACTGGATGCCGGGCGGCGGCACCGTCGAGGCCCGGGAGAGCGAGGGCGACGCCGTGTTGCTCGCGCGCCGCACGAACCCGAGCGAGCGCGTGGAGACGCGCCTCCACGAGGTGTACGGCGTGACCAGATTCGACGCCGAGGACGGCGCGACCTACGAGGAGTCCGGAACGGAGGCCGAGATGCACGAGTACATCGAGGCGAACCCCGAGGAACTGGAAGCCGGCCTGCGCATCGTGGAACACGAGCGCGAGACGAAGTACGGCTTCGTGGACTTCTACGCGGTGGACGACGACGGCACGCCGGTCGTCGTGGAGGTCAAGCGAATTCAGGCGACGCTGAACCACTTCGACCAACTCAAGCGCTACGTGGAGTTGTACGCCGAGAGCAACGACGAGGTCAGGGGAATGCTCGTCGCGCCGTCGGCGTCCGAGCGCGTGAAGCGCGCGCTCCGGGACAACGACCTGGATTTCGTGGAACTCGCGGAGTTCGGGCTGGACGCGAAGGGCGCGACGGAGGCGAAACTCACTGACTTCTAG
- a CDS encoding DUF3592 domain-containing protein: MEISGPSGKLQIALTLLVGVATVGYGAYSYDAQTAALDSTVEVDATLTDVSVEEHAGKGDTYSPKATYEYTYEGETYTSANVYPGKLPREFGSREKARSQIDGGPGDTITAHVPTDDPGNAFLKHKTSDKPLLVVGFGFLFVLGAAYSIVKGRY, from the coding sequence ATGGAAATCAGCGGGCCCTCCGGCAAACTCCAGATAGCCCTGACGCTCCTCGTCGGCGTCGCCACCGTCGGCTACGGCGCGTACAGTTACGACGCGCAGACCGCGGCCCTCGACTCCACGGTAGAGGTCGACGCCACGCTCACGGACGTCTCCGTGGAAGAACACGCCGGGAAGGGCGACACGTACAGCCCGAAGGCGACCTACGAGTACACCTACGAGGGCGAGACGTACACCTCCGCGAACGTCTATCCGGGGAAACTCCCGCGAGAGTTCGGAAGCAGGGAGAAGGCGCGCTCCCAAATCGACGGCGGTCCCGGCGACACCATCACCGCGCACGTGCCGACCGACGACCCCGGAAACGCGTTCCTGAAGCACAAAACGAGCGACAAACCCCTGCTCGTCGTCGGCTTCGGCTTCCTGTTCGTCCTCGGCGCCGCGTACTCGATAGTGAAGGGGCGGTACTGA
- the rnhB gene encoding ribonuclease HII, producing MMAFGVDEAGKGPVLGSMFAAAVAGDADDLPDGVADSKRLTADRRETLDAEIRDRMTVGVAEIPVARIDDPATDMNALTVAAQADALSQVAEGGDSGHVDAGDVNEDRFGRRVAEGVDAEIDVTAEHGADDEYALVAAASVVAKVARDDHVAALAAEYGDVGSGYPSDPTTREFLREYVREQGGLPDCARASWQTSADALAAAEQSGLDDF from the coding sequence CTGATGGCCTTCGGCGTCGACGAGGCCGGCAAGGGGCCGGTACTCGGGTCGATGTTCGCGGCGGCCGTCGCGGGCGACGCCGACGACCTGCCCGACGGCGTCGCGGACTCGAAGCGCCTCACCGCCGACAGGCGCGAGACGCTGGACGCCGAGATTCGGGACCGGATGACCGTGGGCGTCGCGGAGATTCCCGTCGCGCGCATCGACGACCCGGCGACGGACATGAACGCGCTGACGGTCGCGGCACAAGCCGACGCGCTCTCACAGGTCGCCGAGGGCGGCGACTCGGGCCACGTGGACGCCGGGGACGTGAACGAGGACCGGTTCGGGCGCCGGGTCGCCGAGGGCGTCGACGCCGAAATCGACGTGACCGCCGAGCACGGCGCGGACGACGAGTACGCGCTGGTCGCGGCGGCAAGCGTCGTCGCGAAAGTCGCCCGCGACGACCACGTCGCGGCGCTGGCCGCCGAGTACGGCGACGTGGGCTCGGGCTACCCGAGCGACCCGACGACCCGCGAGTTCCTGCGCGAGTACGTCCGCGAGCAGGGTGGTCTGCCCGACTGCGCGCGAGCGTCGTGGCAGACCAGCGCGGACGCGCTCGCGGCCGCCGAGCAGTCCGGCCTCGACGACTTCTGA
- a CDS encoding tRNA pseudouridine(54/55) synthase Pus10 → MTVLEDARRVAAEDPVCDACLGRCFADRSFGLSNAERGRALRTTMALEDDEPYESPDTADCWVCEGLSGRFEEFAEMVRDAIEDVAFDTYQVGTRAPPLVEENETMLRDLAGLDADAGELFKSECNREVGKRVGQATGTDVDFERPDVLAVLNVEEETVDVTVNSAFVYGRYRKLERGIPQTKWPCSDCNGTGTLVDSPCPHCDGTGFRYPESVEQLTAPPVVEAMDGGAESFHGAGREDIDALMLGTGRPFVVEVEHPTNRHPDADALEAAINEYAEGKVEVEGVRVADYGMVERVKELDARKRYRANVEFGSAVSDDDLQAAIAELDGATIQQETPHRVDHRRAELTREREVYDISAELEDDEHAVVEVEGEGGLYIKELVSGDEGRTNPSLAGLLGVDATVTALDVVAVEGEEESFEDTEFLH, encoded by the coding sequence ATGACTGTCTTGGAGGACGCGCGGCGCGTCGCGGCGGAGGACCCCGTCTGTGACGCGTGTCTCGGGCGGTGTTTCGCGGACCGGAGTTTCGGGTTGTCGAACGCGGAGCGCGGGCGGGCGCTCCGGACGACGATGGCGCTCGAAGACGACGAGCCCTACGAGTCGCCGGACACCGCGGACTGCTGGGTCTGCGAGGGGCTGTCCGGGCGCTTCGAGGAGTTCGCGGAGATGGTCCGCGACGCAATCGAGGACGTGGCGTTCGACACGTACCAAGTGGGGACGCGGGCGCCGCCGCTGGTGGAGGAAAACGAGACGATGCTCCGCGACCTCGCGGGGCTGGACGCGGACGCGGGCGAACTGTTCAAGTCCGAGTGCAACCGCGAGGTCGGGAAGCGCGTGGGGCAGGCGACGGGCACGGACGTGGACTTCGAGCGCCCGGACGTGCTCGCCGTGCTGAACGTCGAGGAAGAGACCGTCGACGTGACAGTGAACTCGGCGTTCGTGTACGGGCGCTACCGCAAGCTCGAACGCGGGATTCCGCAGACGAAGTGGCCGTGTTCGGACTGCAACGGGACGGGGACGCTCGTTGACTCGCCGTGCCCGCACTGCGACGGCACGGGATTCCGGTACCCCGAGAGCGTGGAGCAGTTGACCGCGCCGCCGGTCGTGGAGGCGATGGACGGGGGCGCCGAGTCGTTCCACGGCGCGGGCCGCGAGGACATCGACGCGCTGATGCTCGGGACGGGGCGGCCGTTCGTCGTGGAGGTCGAACACCCGACGAACCGCCACCCGGACGCCGACGCGCTCGAAGCGGCCATCAACGAGTACGCCGAGGGGAAGGTGGAAGTCGAGGGCGTGCGCGTCGCCGACTACGGGATGGTCGAGCGCGTGAAGGAACTGGACGCCCGCAAGCGCTACCGCGCGAACGTGGAGTTCGGGAGCGCCGTGAGCGACGACGACCTGCAGGCCGCCATCGCGGAGTTAGACGGCGCGACCATCCAGCAGGAGACGCCCCACCGCGTGGACCACCGGCGCGCGGAACTCACGCGCGAACGCGAGGTCTACGACATCTCCGCGGAACTGGAGGACGACGAGCACGCCGTCGTGGAGGTCGAGGGCGAGGGCGGCCTCTACATCAAGGAACTCGTCTCCGGCGACGAGGGGCGCACGAACCCGAGTCTCGCCGGCCTGCTCGGCGTGGACGCGACGGTCACGGCGCTGGACGTGGTCGCCGTCGAGGGCGAAGAGGAGTCCTTCGAGGACACGGAGTTCCTGCACTGA